A genomic window from Leptospira broomii serovar Hurstbridge str. 5399 includes:
- the mobA gene encoding molybdenum cofactor guanylyltransferase yields MTTDIEPIGVVLAGGFSSRMGRDKGLLPIGIGKYFLTRCIRRLSFVCSRILVSVRSDQISEYSTFVSKKDLVCDLPFSFGGPLVGLLSVFSFCRENRILSPLLTLPVDMPFVRVRSLARIKKAGEQFPQGVFCRIKGELEPICGLFPYSYLEDWMKEWEEGSLSEVSPKSKLENRNLVLFDLSEQEEKFFKNINFPSEYIRIR; encoded by the coding sequence ATGACCACCGACATTGAGCCGATCGGAGTCGTACTAGCCGGCGGATTTAGTTCGAGGATGGGAAGAGATAAAGGGTTACTTCCTATCGGAATCGGGAAATATTTTCTTACAAGATGTATTCGTAGATTGAGTTTCGTATGTTCTAGAATACTCGTCTCGGTACGTTCCGATCAAATTTCAGAATATTCCACTTTTGTTTCGAAGAAAGACCTGGTTTGCGATTTGCCGTTTTCCTTCGGCGGACCCTTGGTCGGCTTACTAAGCGTCTTCTCCTTTTGCAGAGAGAATCGTATACTATCGCCTTTATTAACTCTCCCCGTCGATATGCCATTCGTTCGAGTTAGGAGCCTGGCTAGAATCAAGAAAGCCGGGGAACAATTTCCTCAAGGAGTATTTTGCCGCATAAAAGGAGAACTAGAGCCGATTTGCGGGTTATTTCCTTATTCCTATTTGGAAGATTGGATGAAGGAATGGGAGGAAGGATCTCTTTCGGAGGTTTCTCCCAAATCGAAGCTTGAAAACAGAAATTTGGTTTTATTCGATCTCTCCGAGCAGGAGGAAAAATTTTTTAAAAATATCAATTTCCCGTCCGAGTATATTCGGATTCGTTAA
- the tig gene encoding trigger factor, with protein sequence MEFKTKKNPNASVELKLTFDKSDLEKAFEKAYIQKQKELKVPGFRPGKAPLPMVKRHLGDSVASDAINILLVDSVDSLREQLEHKMVRFPKFTVDDYVPEKSLVATAVYDTEPEVSLGKYKKIKIKLPEVNVTEEDILEELEGVRKQLARKLLREPEETAQAGDTVDMEFIVTEDGKEPQNAKNGSSDYKLGDANNLPGFDENLYGMKAGEPKNFSYTYPQDYPREDLAGKSIQFEMTLKAIYKEVLPELDDDLANEYDGSESLAALKEKFKESLRKNYAEGVKAKKLEEVYKELVEDSKFVFPESYLSEESEHVYRNMMRDIMGRGQGAKFSEEQIPSMEKYAEMVNKPLEEIRTSFSGIAENRLKGYFARQKLASIENITLSEEEFSKELADLALRYGMAEADFRKELEKGKLLETYRDNFLSKKIDDTLFELVEKKYNEKMSIRQLKEFLSKKESGGV encoded by the coding sequence ATGGAATTCAAGACAAAGAAAAACCCAAACGCATCCGTAGAACTCAAGCTTACCTTTGACAAAAGCGATCTAGAGAAAGCTTTTGAAAAAGCGTATATTCAAAAACAGAAGGAACTCAAAGTCCCTGGCTTTCGTCCCGGCAAAGCGCCTTTACCAATGGTAAAGCGTCACCTTGGCGACTCCGTTGCTAGCGACGCGATTAATATCCTTCTTGTAGATTCTGTCGACTCCCTAAGAGAGCAGTTGGAGCATAAGATGGTTCGCTTTCCGAAGTTTACCGTCGATGATTATGTTCCGGAAAAAAGCCTCGTAGCGACCGCAGTCTATGATACCGAACCGGAAGTGAGTCTCGGTAAATATAAGAAGATCAAAATCAAGCTCCCTGAAGTCAATGTGACCGAAGAAGATATCCTGGAAGAACTCGAAGGTGTAAGGAAACAGTTGGCTCGTAAGCTTTTAAGAGAGCCTGAGGAAACTGCGCAAGCCGGAGATACCGTCGATATGGAATTTATCGTAACCGAAGACGGTAAGGAACCCCAGAATGCTAAGAACGGTTCCAGCGATTATAAATTAGGGGATGCTAATAACCTTCCCGGCTTCGATGAAAATCTATACGGTATGAAAGCCGGAGAGCCTAAGAATTTTTCCTATACCTATCCGCAAGATTATCCTCGAGAAGATCTGGCAGGTAAGTCGATTCAATTTGAAATGACTCTTAAAGCCATATACAAAGAAGTTCTTCCGGAGCTGGACGACGACCTTGCAAACGAGTATGACGGTTCGGAATCGTTAGCCGCTCTGAAGGAAAAATTTAAAGAAAGCCTTCGTAAGAATTATGCGGAAGGCGTAAAAGCCAAGAAGTTAGAAGAAGTATATAAGGAACTTGTGGAAGACTCCAAATTCGTCTTTCCCGAATCGTATCTTTCCGAGGAATCCGAGCATGTTTATCGGAACATGATGAGGGATATTATGGGTCGGGGACAAGGAGCAAAGTTTTCCGAAGAACAGATTCCATCCATGGAAAAATATGCCGAAATGGTAAATAAGCCTCTAGAGGAAATTCGGACTTCCTTTTCCGGTATAGCAGAAAACCGACTCAAGGGCTATTTTGCGCGTCAAAAGCTGGCTTCTATAGAAAATATCACCCTATCCGAGGAAGAATTCTCTAAGGAATTAGCCGATCTTGCGTTAAGATATGGTATGGCAGAAGCCGATTTTAGAAAAGAATTGGAAAAAGGTAAACTTCTCGAGACTTACCGGGACAATTTTTTGTCAAAAAAGATAGACGATACGCTCTTCGAGCTTGTAGAAAAGAAATACAACGAGAAGATGAGTATCCGACAACTTAAGGAATTCCTGTCTAAAAAGGAAAGTGGAGGAGTATGA
- the clpP gene encoding ATP-dependent Clp endopeptidase proteolytic subunit ClpP has translation MSVIPVVIEQTGRGERSYDIYSRLLKDRIIFLGNAISDEYANVVIAQLLFLDAENPDRDIYLYINSPGGYVSSGLAIYDTMQYIKADVRTLCVGQASSMAALLLAGGAKGKRSALPHSRIMMHQPTGGATGQASDIAIQAKEVLKLKEVLNGLYTKHTGKSMEQIQKDTERDLYMTAEEAQTYGIIDSVISIERSIKN, from the coding sequence ATGAGCGTAATTCCAGTCGTCATTGAGCAAACAGGTCGGGGAGAGAGATCCTACGATATATATTCACGTCTTCTAAAGGATAGAATCATTTTCCTTGGGAATGCGATCTCTGACGAATACGCGAATGTAGTGATTGCTCAGCTCCTCTTTCTCGACGCCGAAAATCCGGATCGAGACATATATCTCTATATTAATTCTCCTGGCGGTTATGTTTCCTCCGGGCTTGCAATTTACGATACAATGCAGTATATTAAGGCGGATGTCAGAACTCTTTGTGTGGGACAAGCTTCCTCAATGGCTGCGCTGCTTTTAGCCGGTGGAGCGAAAGGAAAACGTTCAGCGCTTCCTCACTCCAGAATCATGATGCACCAACCGACCGGAGGCGCGACCGGCCAGGCTTCGGACATAGCGATTCAGGCAAAAGAAGTTCTAAAACTTAAAGAAGTTCTGAACGGTCTTTATACAAAGCATACCGGCAAATCTATGGAACAAATCCAAAAGGATACCGAGCGCGATCTTTATATGACCGCAGAGGAAGCCCAAACCTACGGCATTATTGATTCCGTGATTTCTATAGAACGCAGTATTAAGAACTAA
- the clpX gene encoding ATP-dependent Clp protease ATP-binding subunit ClpX produces MAKKPTGTNGKQKLFCSFCGKEQDSVKRLVAGPGVYICDECISLCNEIIAEEPEQEKERTELLGEVPNPAAIKSILDQYVIGQDHAKKALSVAVYNHYKRIYLKDKKAEIELEKSNILLIGPTGSGKTLLAQTLARIIKVPFAIVDATALTEAGYVGEDVENIILKLIQNADNDIKKAEIGIIYIDEVDKIARKSDSASITRDVSGEGVQQALLKIIEGTVANVPPQGGRKHPHQEYLQVDTKNILFILGGAFVDLDNIIKTRTGVKTIGFGSDDKEGKQLRDETKGEILSRVIPEDLMKFGLIPEFIGRMPVIATLQDLSVEMLKRIFKEPKNSILRQYTKIMEMENVKLSFEDAAIDRIAQLAIQRESGARGLRAIVENLMLELMYEIPSRKDVEEVIITEDAVNGIKPPELILKKEPKIA; encoded by the coding sequence GTGGCAAAGAAACCGACCGGAACCAATGGCAAACAAAAACTGTTTTGTTCTTTTTGCGGAAAGGAGCAAGATTCGGTCAAACGTCTTGTTGCGGGTCCAGGCGTCTATATCTGCGATGAATGTATTTCTCTTTGTAACGAAATCATCGCGGAAGAACCGGAGCAAGAAAAGGAACGCACCGAACTCTTGGGCGAAGTCCCCAACCCTGCAGCTATAAAATCCATACTAGATCAGTACGTGATCGGACAGGATCATGCTAAAAAGGCCCTGTCCGTCGCGGTTTATAACCACTATAAACGGATTTATCTGAAAGATAAGAAAGCAGAAATAGAATTAGAAAAATCAAATATTCTTTTGATCGGGCCGACAGGATCCGGTAAAACCCTCCTGGCCCAAACTCTTGCCCGAATCATTAAAGTACCGTTTGCAATCGTGGATGCTACTGCATTGACCGAAGCCGGATACGTCGGCGAGGATGTAGAGAACATCATCCTTAAATTGATTCAAAATGCGGACAACGATATTAAAAAAGCCGAAATCGGTATCATCTATATCGATGAAGTCGATAAAATCGCGCGTAAGTCTGATAGCGCTTCGATAACGAGAGATGTGAGTGGGGAAGGTGTCCAGCAAGCCTTACTGAAAATTATCGAAGGGACCGTTGCTAATGTGCCTCCGCAAGGCGGGAGAAAGCATCCTCATCAAGAGTATTTACAAGTCGATACTAAGAATATCCTATTTATTTTAGGCGGAGCCTTTGTAGATCTGGATAATATCATCAAAACTAGAACCGGAGTCAAAACCATCGGATTCGGCAGTGATGATAAGGAAGGTAAACAGTTACGAGACGAAACGAAAGGAGAAATCCTTTCCAGAGTTATTCCCGAAGACTTAATGAAATTCGGTTTAATTCCGGAGTTTATCGGTCGTATGCCTGTAATTGCCACTCTTCAAGATTTGAGCGTGGAAATGCTGAAGAGAATCTTCAAAGAACCGAAGAATTCGATTCTTCGCCAGTATACGAAAATTATGGAAATGGAAAACGTAAAACTTTCCTTCGAAGACGCGGCCATAGATCGGATCGCGCAGCTTGCGATTCAACGCGAATCGGGCGCCCGGGGATTGCGGGCTATCGTTGAAAATCTTATGCTAGAACTTATGTACGAAATCCCTTCGAGAAAAGATGTCGAAGAAGTGATTATTACCGAGGATGCGGTAAACGGAATCAAACCTCCCGAGTTGATTCTGAAGAAAGAACCCAAAATCGCTTAA
- a CDS encoding DoxX family protein, which translates to MKTNILNWILRILTALIFIPAFLLKFSGAEKSIETFSKLGVEPIGRYFTGSLELLTVVLIFIPKAQWAGAGLGSCIMLGALAAHVSVLGYSGEAGVGTISATIALLGFLSQWYLTRDSNPLFNKLSSK; encoded by the coding sequence ATGAAAACGAATATTCTCAACTGGATACTTAGGATACTTACCGCCTTAATCTTTATACCGGCATTCTTATTAAAATTTTCAGGCGCCGAAAAATCGATAGAAACGTTTTCCAAACTAGGCGTGGAACCGATCGGAAGATATTTTACCGGAAGCTTGGAATTACTAACGGTCGTTTTGATTTTCATTCCTAAAGCGCAATGGGCGGGAGCCGGTCTCGGTTCCTGTATTATGCTTGGAGCATTAGCGGCCCACGTCTCGGTTTTAGGCTATTCTGGAGAGGCCGGAGTGGGAACAATCTCAGCGACGATTGCTCTTTTGGGGTTTTTAAGCCAATGGTACCTTACCAGAGACAGCAATCCCTTATTTAATAAACTTTCTTCCAAATAG
- the rktP gene encoding Arg-Lys translocation region protein phosphatase RktP, producing MFRKLHTKYKLSFAIFTIAFVFFLLFVLIDDAVVKGGTALALRSLLWLRLGTAFVFSSALGGLTLFILHLTYKSLRSLTHLFQSWTQDVYEETGESERNDEIGELARSFRIALFQKKEKEADISHHSLLRRERELSNKLEALFHRVRLHKIRNLDITIFPRTSEDSSCDYGNVIPTADGCLGILAGFPNNGFLESGMKARIEGMISLAQETTGIRGEDLLYKLDRALRSTPIPYLNLTLFYIETRTGEIGFLQCQELPILIHRQNRTVSLEQPKRRFYDFRAASRDIQRTVLKQGEFIVVLSDRLKELAGGERKILLSKLQNWTAGKEFRNTRELVLDFGRWLEAEAGKKTLYKASILSVGRVWN from the coding sequence TTGTTCCGGAAGCTTCATACGAAATATAAATTATCGTTCGCGATTTTCACGATCGCTTTCGTTTTCTTCTTACTTTTCGTACTCATCGACGACGCGGTAGTTAAGGGCGGAACGGCTTTAGCCTTGCGATCTTTATTATGGCTCCGGTTAGGTACCGCGTTCGTATTTTCGTCCGCATTGGGGGGATTAACGCTTTTTATTCTTCATCTAACGTATAAATCGTTACGATCTCTCACTCACCTTTTCCAAAGCTGGACGCAAGACGTTTACGAAGAAACCGGTGAATCCGAAAGGAACGATGAAATCGGAGAATTGGCAAGGTCTTTTCGAATCGCTTTGTTCCAGAAAAAAGAAAAGGAAGCGGATATTTCCCACCATTCGCTTTTACGAAGAGAGAGAGAACTTTCGAACAAATTAGAGGCCCTCTTCCATAGAGTTCGTTTGCATAAGATTCGAAATTTGGATATCACGATTTTTCCGCGTACCTCGGAAGATTCAAGTTGCGATTATGGGAACGTCATTCCCACGGCGGACGGATGCTTAGGAATTCTTGCAGGCTTTCCGAATAACGGCTTCTTAGAATCAGGAATGAAAGCCAGAATCGAAGGAATGATTTCCCTCGCCCAGGAAACGACCGGAATTAGAGGAGAAGATCTGCTTTATAAGTTGGACCGAGCTCTTCGTTCCACACCGATTCCGTATCTGAATCTTACTCTTTTCTATATTGAAACCAGAACGGGAGAAATCGGATTTCTACAATGCCAGGAGCTTCCGATTCTTATCCATCGGCAAAATCGGACAGTGTCGCTGGAGCAGCCCAAAAGGAGATTCTACGATTTTAGAGCCGCTTCTCGAGATATTCAAAGGACGGTTTTAAAGCAGGGAGAGTTCATCGTAGTATTAAGCGATCGGTTAAAAGAACTGGCGGGAGGAGAAAGGAAAATCCTCCTAAGTAAATTGCAAAATTGGACTGCCGGTAAGGAATTCCGTAACACAAGAGAACTCGTTTTGGATTTTGGAAGATGGCTCGAGGCAGAGGCAGGCAAAAAAACGCTGTATAAGGCCTCTATCCTTTCAGTCGGTCGAGTTTGGAATTGA
- the tatC gene encoding twin-arginine translocase subunit TatC, with amino-acid sequence MPAKKKKLQDRAAEIPNPTPDREAVAQDKEKFMTLGEHLEELRLVLVRTILVFSVFFIASLFFGEEIHKIFTRPYKKVLGESATFYQIKLMAPFMVYLRTSFMVSLLLSFPFTLVFLWGFVAPALESKTARLGKALIAFSTLLFWLGVWLCWTQAFENFLKLFLVTFRPLDIETKLPIDEYYDVFFNIHLIFGLAFQLPVVLVLMSALGILKSSFLLAHWREAILGLAVSAAVLSPGPDVVSMLMLFIPLVILFVISILLMKIIERD; translated from the coding sequence ATGCCCGCCAAAAAAAAGAAACTTCAGGATAGAGCCGCAGAAATTCCGAATCCGACTCCGGATCGGGAAGCGGTCGCGCAGGATAAGGAAAAATTTATGACCTTGGGGGAACACCTCGAGGAATTGCGGCTCGTTCTTGTTAGAACGATCCTGGTTTTTTCGGTCTTCTTTATAGCCTCCCTATTTTTCGGAGAAGAAATTCACAAAATTTTTACCCGCCCCTATAAAAAGGTACTGGGAGAATCGGCTACTTTTTATCAGATCAAATTGATGGCGCCGTTCATGGTTTATCTTCGAACGAGCTTTATGGTATCGCTACTCTTAAGTTTTCCCTTTACACTCGTGTTTCTATGGGGGTTCGTTGCCCCTGCTCTCGAATCTAAGACTGCGAGACTCGGTAAGGCGCTGATCGCTTTCTCCACTCTTTTATTCTGGTTAGGGGTCTGGCTTTGTTGGACCCAGGCATTCGAGAATTTTCTGAAACTTTTCCTGGTAACGTTTCGCCCCCTAGACATCGAAACGAAGTTACCCATCGATGAATATTACGATGTCTTTTTTAACATACATTTAATATTCGGTTTAGCCTTCCAGCTACCGGTAGTCTTGGTTCTTATGAGCGCCTTAGGAATTCTGAAGTCATCATTCCTATTGGCTCATTGGCGGGAGGCAATCCTTGGATTAGCCGTTTCCGCTGCCGTTCTGTCGCCCGGTCCCGACGTGGTCTCGATGCTCATGCTATTCATTCCGCTCGTGATTCTATTTGTAATTTCCATTCTTCTGATGAAAATTATCGAAAGAGATTGA
- a CDS encoding Sec-independent protein translocase subunit TatA/TatB, protein MYLPLAFIGNLGWPEILIILFLALLLFGGKRLPSLAKDLGDGIRQFRKSISGDPESEAPKIQEPETKTTQSTKKSKKSA, encoded by the coding sequence ATGTATTTACCACTGGCATTCATCGGTAACCTAGGTTGGCCGGAAATCCTCATTATCCTGTTTTTAGCACTCCTACTTTTTGGAGGCAAGCGACTTCCCTCGCTCGCTAAGGATTTAGGGGATGGAATTCGACAATTCCGCAAGTCGATCTCCGGGGATCCGGAAAGCGAAGCCCCTAAAATCCAGGAACCTGAGACTAAGACAACTCAATCGACAAAGAAGTCTAAAAAGTCCGCTTAA
- the trxA gene encoding thioredoxin: MALSEINDATFNTEISGGMVLVDCWAEWCGPCRMVTPVLEELSNELTDVLKIKKLNVDDNQDTAQKLGIQSLPTLLLFKEGQLVDKIIGALPKAQIKNFIERHK, translated from the coding sequence ATGGCATTGTCCGAAATCAACGACGCAACTTTTAATACTGAAATCTCCGGCGGAATGGTCCTTGTGGACTGTTGGGCCGAATGGTGTGGTCCTTGCAGAATGGTCACTCCCGTTCTCGAAGAACTCTCGAACGAACTTACCGACGTTTTGAAAATCAAGAAATTGAACGTAGACGATAACCAAGATACGGCTCAAAAATTAGGAATCCAATCGTTACCTACATTACTTCTTTTTAAAGAAGGACAGTTAGTTGATAAGATCATAGGCGCGTTACCTAAAGCGCAGATCAAAAACTTTATAGAAAGGCACAAATAA
- a CDS encoding cAMP/cGMP-dependent 3',5'-cyclic-AMP/GMP phosphodiesterase, whose product MLKEQSREYIELQRGGYLVETSEGFFQIGSPPETIKDTMAEKKTPLVFILPNKFFHVEKGISTAELEFPIYFNFFLRQRKTTIICTEEQRKQLITVLKESLMGPEEINLESEYLNGAESFGFPDMKAEMTYFRSYKGLDDVVDFKVFASDDMVTLGKVIVHKLPSGDFRITDGNKETELPGEVGFNIKYDIGTRLKEPFQPPLLGITCLGPSHGFDPEDNTSGFIIWLNHQGIMVDPPVNSTEWLRSSNVNPKLINHVILTHCHADHDAGTFQKILEETKITIHATATVMESFLRKYSSLTKIPKKELLELFNFQPIIIGRPSMIMGGEFNFHYALHSIPSVGFEFFFQDQSFVYTSDHLNEPEIHDKMYKDGVLPESRWKFLKQFPWDRRVIYHEAGIPPLHTRVSYLASLPSEVQEKITVYHIARKDMPPGTKLNLAKFGIENTLYPEITPPKHIEAYNLLDILSQIDIFSGFAIEKAKEFLLIVREEKYKRGDHIIRKGTLGDKFYIIASGNVKFEGLETSSEQVPIKRYGQYEYFGEASLVLDLPRAADVYAETDVVALTIDKNKFLQFIRNTDLRQNLIRLNSIRDSNSWQTLIESRHFKGLTSYQVTQLEMIMRLSKVNAGSVLINEKSFYHEAYIIRDGKVSVYQNGKKLADLTNGDFVGEIYAISKKLSANYTFTAESETELYSISQNELIQYIKRNPGVYMRMNTVY is encoded by the coding sequence ATGCTAAAAGAACAGTCTAGGGAATATATCGAGCTTCAACGTGGAGGCTATCTCGTTGAAACGAGTGAGGGCTTTTTTCAAATCGGGTCGCCTCCCGAAACCATCAAAGACACGATGGCAGAGAAAAAAACGCCTCTCGTTTTTATTTTGCCGAACAAGTTCTTTCATGTAGAAAAGGGAATCAGCACCGCAGAACTGGAATTTCCTATTTATTTCAATTTCTTTCTTCGTCAAAGAAAAACCACGATCATCTGCACCGAGGAACAGAGAAAACAGCTCATCACCGTACTTAAAGAATCTTTAATGGGTCCGGAAGAAATTAATTTGGAGTCCGAATATCTGAACGGAGCCGAGTCCTTCGGATTTCCGGATATGAAGGCGGAAATGACCTACTTTCGAAGCTATAAAGGCTTGGATGACGTAGTCGATTTTAAAGTTTTCGCTTCGGACGATATGGTCACTCTCGGTAAAGTGATCGTTCATAAGCTTCCCTCCGGAGATTTTCGAATTACGGACGGAAACAAGGAAACGGAATTGCCCGGCGAGGTAGGGTTCAATATCAAATATGATATCGGCACTCGACTGAAAGAACCGTTTCAACCGCCTTTATTAGGAATTACTTGTTTAGGCCCTTCGCATGGGTTTGACCCGGAGGACAATACTTCCGGTTTTATCATTTGGTTGAACCATCAGGGTATAATGGTGGATCCTCCGGTCAACTCGACCGAATGGCTGAGGAGTTCCAACGTAAATCCGAAATTGATTAATCACGTAATTCTAACGCATTGTCACGCCGATCACGATGCGGGTACTTTTCAGAAAATCCTTGAAGAAACTAAAATCACCATTCATGCTACGGCGACCGTGATGGAAAGTTTTCTTCGGAAATATTCTTCCCTTACCAAGATCCCGAAAAAGGAATTGCTGGAATTATTCAATTTTCAACCGATTATTATCGGAAGACCGTCGATGATCATGGGCGGAGAATTCAATTTTCATTATGCGCTGCATTCCATCCCGTCCGTCGGGTTCGAATTCTTTTTTCAAGACCAATCTTTCGTTTATACGTCCGATCATTTGAACGAGCCGGAAATTCACGATAAAATGTATAAGGACGGTGTTCTGCCGGAATCTCGCTGGAAGTTTTTGAAGCAGTTTCCTTGGGATCGCAGAGTGATCTATCACGAAGCTGGAATTCCTCCATTACATACTAGAGTCAGTTATTTGGCGAGCTTGCCGTCCGAAGTTCAGGAAAAGATCACAGTGTATCATATTGCACGGAAGGACATGCCTCCCGGAACAAAATTGAATCTTGCGAAGTTCGGAATTGAAAATACTCTGTACCCGGAAATCACTCCTCCTAAGCACATCGAAGCATATAATTTGTTGGATATTCTGAGTCAAATCGATATCTTTAGCGGTTTTGCAATCGAAAAAGCGAAGGAATTTTTACTGATCGTAAGAGAGGAGAAATACAAACGCGGAGATCATATCATTCGCAAAGGCACGTTAGGTGATAAGTTTTATATTATCGCTTCGGGCAATGTGAAGTTCGAAGGTCTAGAGACTTCATCCGAGCAAGTTCCGATCAAGCGGTACGGTCAGTATGAGTATTTTGGCGAGGCATCCTTAGTGTTAGATTTACCGAGAGCCGCGGACGTATATGCGGAAACCGACGTAGTCGCGCTTACTATTGACAAGAACAAGTTCTTACAATTTATTCGAAACACCGATCTTCGCCAAAACTTAATTAGACTGAACAGTATTCGGGATAGTAACTCTTGGCAGACTCTTATAGAATCCCGTCATTTTAAGGGATTAACCAGTTATCAAGTGACTCAATTGGAAATGATCATGAGGCTTTCCAAAGTGAACGCTGGTTCAGTGTTAATCAACGAAAAATCGTTTTACCACGAAGCCTATATTATTCGTGATGGAAAAGTAAGCGTTTATCAGAACGGTAAGAAACTCGCCGATCTGACCAACGGGGACTTCGTTGGTGAAATTTACGCGATTTCTAAAAAGCTTTCTGCGAATTACACGTTCACTGCCGAGTCGGAAACAGAATTGTATTCCATATCTCAGAACGAACTGATCCAGTACATAAAGAGAAATCCCGGCGTTTACATGAGAATGAACACCGTCTACTAA
- a CDS encoding acyl-CoA dehydrogenase family protein, protein MERVLQFTEEHEAFRDMARKFFETEVAPHHHEWEKVGMVPKELWRKAGASGLLCPDVPEEYGGSGADFLYNIVVIEESSKVGNSGFFVSLHNDVIAPYISAYGNAEQKKRWLPGCCSGDSILAVAMTEPGSGSDLKSIRTSAVDKGDHYLVNGQKTFISNGQLANLVITAVKHENGTISLVMIEEGMKGFERGRNLEKIGLKAQDTSELYFNDVKVPKENVIGKDGQGFRYLMMKLAQERLVLAVAAVEATALVHKMTLKYIKERMAFGKKIGTFQHIKFQMAEMATELEMCRTFIDKVVTEHMKGNKLTVEASMAKYYSTEMQKRHTDQCLQFFGGYGYMMEYPIARAYLDARIQTIYAGTTEIMKEIIGSSLGL, encoded by the coding sequence ATGGAAAGAGTCCTGCAATTTACCGAAGAACATGAAGCGTTCCGAGACATGGCACGTAAATTCTTTGAAACTGAAGTGGCGCCTCACCATCACGAATGGGAAAAAGTGGGAATGGTTCCCAAGGAACTTTGGAGGAAGGCCGGAGCAAGCGGTTTGCTATGTCCGGATGTTCCGGAAGAATACGGCGGCTCCGGAGCAGATTTTCTATATAATATAGTTGTAATAGAGGAATCTTCTAAAGTCGGAAACAGCGGTTTTTTCGTATCGCTCCATAACGACGTAATCGCTCCGTATATTTCCGCTTACGGGAACGCGGAGCAGAAGAAACGTTGGCTTCCCGGTTGTTGCTCCGGAGATAGCATTCTTGCCGTGGCCATGACCGAGCCCGGCTCCGGATCGGATCTGAAAAGTATTCGAACCAGCGCTGTCGATAAGGGTGACCACTATTTAGTCAACGGCCAAAAAACGTTTATTTCGAACGGACAATTGGCAAATTTAGTAATTACCGCCGTAAAACATGAAAACGGAACGATTTCACTTGTTATGATAGAAGAGGGAATGAAAGGTTTTGAGAGAGGTAGAAATCTCGAAAAAATCGGACTCAAGGCCCAGGATACTTCGGAGCTATATTTTAATGACGTAAAAGTCCCCAAGGAAAACGTCATCGGAAAAGACGGACAAGGGTTCCGTTATTTAATGATGAAGCTAGCTCAGGAACGTTTAGTTCTTGCGGTTGCTGCAGTCGAGGCCACGGCGTTAGTTCATAAGATGACCTTGAAATACATCAAGGAACGCATGGCCTTTGGAAAGAAGATCGGAACCTTCCAGCATATCAAATTTCAAATGGCTGAGATGGCCACCGAACTTGAAATGTGCCGTACGTTCATCGACAAAGTCGTGACCGAACATATGAAAGGAAATAAATTGACCGTAGAGGCTTCTATGGCCAAATATTATTCCACAGAGATGCAAAAGCGTCATACCGACCAATGCCTCCAATTCTTCGGAGGATACGGTTACATGATGGAATATCCTATTGCGAGAGCTTACTTAGACGCGAGAATCCAAACGATTTACGCGGGCACGACCGAGATTATGAAAGAAATTATTGGCAGTAGCCTAGGTCTCTGA